The region TAATATCATCTTCAACGATCACCAAATTCATCTTTGCCCCTTAAAAATTTACCCTGAAATCATAGCATATTTTCATATGAATTTAAGAATTTGACTTAAACAATTCCCTCATTTTAGCCTTGTCTTATTTTTCTTTTAGCAAGTCCCATTTGTTCATAAGCATCGATTTCTTTTTTATAAGATGGATATCTTTTGCTTAATTCTCTATTTAAAAAAGCTATATTTTTAGCTTCAGAATGAGAATTTGAAGAAACAGCTGTTACAAAATCAAGCTTTTTCTTTGCATCTTTACTGATACTTTTTGCATTTGTTCTTGAGCCTAATTTTTGCGTATTAACAAAGGTTAAAATAAGATCATGAAGTTTATCATCACTTGCTGTTTGCGCCATAGATATAAGATCATCTAAGGATAAGCTCTTGTGTTCAGGCTTATGCTTTGTGCTATCTTGACTGGTTTGCGTTTGTTTTTTTAAGGTCAAAAATATAGCCACAGCAAAGCCAATAGCTAAAAGTACAACAAGTAAAATGACTATTCTTTCTATGCTCATTCATATCCCTTATAATTTTTTAATAAATTGTTTTTTATAAGAACTTATAATACCTAAAATTAACATAAATAAAAAGCTATAATACGCAGAAGGAGGAATTTGTGCTGCCTCTCCTGCAGCGTAAGAATGAAGTCCCACTAAGAAATAATTAACTCCAAAATAAGTCATTATAATGCTCCAATACGCAAACATAGACCAAAGTGCAAAGCTGTATTGATTGTTAAATTTAGGAACTAAACGCATATGAAGCACAGCAGCATAAATTAATATACTGATCAAAGCCCAAGTTTCCTTAGAATCCCAGCTCCAATACCTACCCCAGCTTTCATTTGCCCAAATCGCACCTAGAAAATTGCCTATAGTAAGCAAGATCAAGCCCAAAATCATAGCCATTTCATTAATCCTACTTGCTTCTGTGATATTTCTTAAGATATTTTCATTGTGTTTGCCCTCTTTTTTCAAAAAGCACATTAAAATCAAAACAAAGATTCCAAGTAAGCAACAAAGCCCTAAAAATCCATAACTAGCAGTAATAACAGAAACATGGATACTTAGCCAATACGATTTTAAAACAGGAACTAAATTTGTAATTTGCGGATCCATTTCCCCAAGATGTGCCACATGCAAAACAACGCCTGCTAGGATAGAGGTTAAGGCTAGAGCAATAGGGCTTTTTCTTGAAAAGAAAATACCACTCAAAGCCAAAGCCCAAGCGATATACACCATACTTTCATACGCATTACTCCAAGGTGCATGATCAGCTAAATAAGCTCTTAAGATAAGTCCTAGGGTATGGATAAGAAAGGCGATGATATTGCAAATATAAACAAGTTTAAAGATAAAATTGATCTTGATCTTTGTTTGTATCATCTTTGCCAAAATCAAGATCAAAAGCAAGGCTCCAGCTAAAAGATATAAAGGGGTAAGCTTTACAAAAATTTGAGCGTGATTGACAAAAACTTCAGTAGCGATTTTATTTTCACTTGGCATAATGCTTGCACCCATTTTTTGCTGATAGAGTTTAAGAGCTTCTAAAGCCTTATTAGCCTCGGTGTAATCATTTGTATTTAAGGCTTTATCAAGATTGATAAAATAATTTCTAAGGAGCAAGGAGGCAAGAGGGTTTTTTTGCTCTTTATCTTCAAGTACTTCAAAAGGATTAAGCCAAGTGGTGTTGTTAGCATCTTCTTGAGGAAAGATCCTAAAAAGCTCGGTACTTAAAACAAGATTGACTATATTTGCTCTTTCATCAAGCTTGATAAGCTCTTTATCAAATACTCCTCTTGCATTAGGACTTTTTCTATTTGCATTTTCAACATATTTTGTAAGCTTATAACCTGTTTTTTCATCAAAAAAATCAAGTATGCTCACATACTTACTAGGATTTATCCCTAAAATTTTAGAAATCTCTTCATTTACACCCTTATTTCTTGGCATGATGATGATAGGCTCTTTACTCCAAGCTCTAAAATCAACAAGCATAGAAAGTATCACACCACTTGCATCTTGTCCTTTATAGTTCGTATCTTTATATACTTTTTCTAAAATTTCCATAGCTAAAGTATCAAAAGGAACAATTCTTCCGTTTTTCTGCACAGCTAAAAAGGCAAATTGTTTGCTGTGTTCTTTGCTGATGAGAGGAAGTTGATTTTCCTCAGCTTGAACGCTTTGAAAATTATAAATCACACCTAAACAAAACAAAGCCACAGCTATATTTTTAAGACTATCACGGCTTACAAGTTTTGCTAAGATTCTAAAGCGAGAATTTGGATTTAAAAGACTAAGAAACATTCCCAAACAAAGTAAAAAATAACCTATGTAAGTTGGGATTTTGCCCGGATCTTTATTGACAGAAAGTATAGTGCCTAGCTCATCTTGATCATAAGAGCTTTGATAAAGTCTAAAACCTCTATAATCAAGCACATTGTTCATAAATATCCTAAAATCAAATTCATTGTCATCATCTTTTACTATAACTTCGCTTGCATAAGATTGTGGAGACATAGAACCTGGATAACGATCAAGAATAAAGTCTTTAAGATAAAGAGAAAATGGTAAATTCATTGTTGAAGTACTCCAAGCAACAAAAAATTTCTCCACTCCAAAGTCAAGGATCACCGGACTTGCTTCTTCAAAAACATATAAATTTTTCTTCACGCCCTTATACTCAAGCTCTAATTCTAAAGCATTTCTTGCATTTTGAGAAAGTTCTAAAGCTTGGTATTCTTTACTCATAGCAAAGTCTTTCATACTAAGCAAGAGACTATTTTTCCAGTTTTGTGGCTCTCCAAACAAGGAAATCAAACCTGTTCTAAAAAGCTCAAGCCAAGAGTTTTTAAACCAAAGCCAAAAGCTATCATCTTGTGGGCGATTTGCTCCTTTGATCTCTTCTTTTGCATGAAGTGAGACAAATTTAACAACAAAATTTATATTATCAAGGGTATAAAGTCTTTTTTCTTCGCTGTTTGCAACACTTTGTGCTTGAAGTTTTGAACTCGAGCCATCACTCATTTGCATAAAATTAAGATTTTCACTTGAGCTTAACTTCAAATTTTTATCAATTTTCACATAAGGGCTTGTAACCTCATCGTTTAAAAAGGCAAAATTTATACCAGCTACATTTTGAACTTCTCCTTCATTTAAAACAAGTTCTAAGGTTTGCCCTTGGTCATTTGAAAGCATTAAAGCAAGCAAGCCAGAAGCATTTTCATCTTCGCTAAAAACTTTTTTTGCATCAAGGAGTAAATTTTTATAACTAAGCTTAGCCTTTTGTCCATCTATATCTAAAACAAGCTTCAAATCATTTGCAAAAGGCAAAAGTCCTATATCTTTCATCGCAGCTGTGCCGTAAGTTTGTCCCTCTTTAAAAGCTGACATTTTGATAAAAGATTTAGAGCTTTCAATGATAGCATTTTCTTCGTTTTCTCTGATATGTAAATTTCCTTCAAAGCCCATATATCTAGTCATAGCAGCACCAAGTAAGATAAATAAAAATGAAAAATGAAAAAGAGCAAGAGGAAGTTTTTTAAGCATGAACATTTTATATCTAAACATTGCACAAGCAAGATTTAAACCTAAAAGTAGCTGTATAAATCCAAACCACAGCGTGCCATAAATCATAGCCCAAGCAGTTGGTGTGCCATAAGCACTTTCAATAAAAGTTGCCAAGGCACAAAAAAGTGCAAAAAGTAAAAATAAAGCAATAGAAATTTTCAAATCGCCAAAATTTTGGATAATATTTTTCATCAAGTCCCTAGGTAGAATAAATTTTTTGTAAATTTATTATATTAAAGTTAATCTAATATTAAATTCCTAAGTATCTTTTGCGAATTTCATCATTTCCTATAAGCTCGCTTGCCACGCCTTGCATAACAAGCTTTCCATTTTCCAAAACATAGGCATAATCACTTATTTTAAGGGCTGAAAAGGCATTTTGTTCAACTAAAAGTATGGTAATGCCCTCTTCTTTTAGTCTCACAATGATATCAAACACCTCTCCTACGATCTTTGGAGCAAGTCCTAAAGATGGTTCATCAAGCATTAAAAGCTTAGGCTCACTCATCAAAGCTCTTGAAATCGCAAGCATTTGAGCTTCTCCACCACTTAAATTTCCTGCTAAACTTTGTCTTTTAGCCTTAAGACGCGGAAAAAGCTTATACATCTGCTCTTTTAAATGCTCATAATTTTCTCCATTGTTAAAAGCTCCGATTTTTAAATTTTCTTCAACGCTAAGATTGATAAAAATTTTTCTACCCTCAGGAACTAAGGCTATGCCTTTTTGCACTAAGGCATGTGTTGAATGTCTTTTTGTCTCATAGCCCAAAAAGCTAATTTCGCCCTTTTTTTTCACGCGGTTTAAAATAGCATTAAGAGTTGATGTTTTTCCAGCACCATTTGAACCTATAAGTGTGATGATTTGCCCTGTTTTTATATCAAAACTTATGCCCTTTAAAGCTTCAATCAAGCCATAATAAACCTTTAAATCTTTAACCACTAACATTATTTTTCTCCATGAAAATCGCCCAAATAAGCAGCAATAACTTCTTCGTTTTTTACCGCCTCTTCAATCTTACCCTCAAAAATCACCTTACCATAATCAAGCACCAAAACCCTATCACAAAGCTTATGCACAAAATTCATATCATGTTCTATCAACAAAACGCTGATCTTATAATCCTTTCTTAGCTTTAAGATCAAATTTGCAAGCTCTAAGCTTTCAGCTGAGTTCATACCAGCAGCTGGCTCATCAAGCAAAAGTAAGCTAGGGTTTGTAGCCATTGCTCTTGCGATTTCAACCTTTCTTTGCTGTCCATAGCTTAAGCTTGTTGCCTTTTCATGTGCAAGATCAGCAATTGAAAGCTCTTCTAAAAGTTCCAAGGCTTTTTTTCTAGCCTCTTTTTCGCTTTTACTAAAACGCCCCAAATGCAAAAAAGCTTCTAAAACATTGTATTTTATACTTTGATCAAAGCCTATAAGCACATTTTCAAGCACGCTCATGCTTGAAAAAAGGCGTATATTTTGAAAGGTTCTTGCTATACCTAAATGAACGATTTTATGAGGCTTTAGCTCATTGATCAACTTATCTTTGAAAAAAACTTGCCCGCTACTTGGTTTATAATTTCCAGTGATGATGTTAAAAAGCGTTGTTTTTCCAGCACCATTTGGTCCTATGAGAGTAAAAATTTCTCCTTCTTTGATACCAAAACTTGTATCACTTATGGCTTGGACACCATTGAAATTTTTGTTGATATTTTTAAGCTCAAGTATCATTTTTTATTCCTTTTTTTGAAAAAATCAAGGATTTCTTTATCGCCTAAAAGTCCTTTTCGTGCAAAAAGCATAACAAGGATCAAAATAAGTGAAAAAACAACCATTCTAAAACCCGGCATTGCAGGTGTTTCATAGCCAAAGATATTCATACTTTCATCTAAAAATCTAAGCCACTCAGCCCCACCAATGACCAAAAATGCTCCCAAAATAGCTCCACTTGTAGATCCAAGCCCACCTAAAACGATGATGATAAGAAGCTGAAAAGTAAGCAAAAAGTCAAACTGCTCAGGACTTACTGAAGCAAGCAAACAAGCTAAAAGTCCTCCTCCAACGCCTTCTAAAAAGGCTGAGGTGCAAAAAGCAAGGGTTTTGATCCAAAAAGCATTGATCCCCATAGCACTAGCTGCATCTTCATCATCTCTAATCGCACGCATAGCACGACCATATTTTGAATACACTAAATTTAGGATCAAAATCACAGCTATAATGGCAGCTCCTCCTGTGTAGTAAAGATTTGAATGTCTTGGCAGATCATTAAGTCCTAAAGAACCATTTGTGATACTTGGAAAATTTATAGCTAAAAGCTTGATGATGATACCAAAACCCAAAGTTACGATAGCTAGGTAATCTCCTCTTACTCGAAACACCGCAAAAGAAAGAAGCAAGGCAAGTAAAGCTGCTAAAAGTCCTCCCATGAACAAAGCAAAGATAAAAGAACTCGAATGAAAGGCTAAAATAAAAGAACTTGGATCTTCAAGTACGAATTGATCGATTTTATTATCAGAGCTTAAAAGTATCAAAGCTGCTGCGTATGCTCCAACAGCCACAAAGCCATTAGGCTCTAAAGAAAACTGCCCTGTAACGCCGTTGATGAGATTATAACTTACTGCTAAGATGATAAAAATAGCGATATTATTTAAAATTTGGTTGCCATAATCACTAAAAAAATTTGGACTAAAAACGATAAAAAGCAAGGCAAGTGCTAAAAAAGCAAAATGTGCAAATTTATTTTTACTCATACTCATTAAAATCTGCTCCTTTCATAGTTTATACCTAAAATTCCCGTAGGTTTAAAAAGCAAGATAAAAACTAAAAAGATAAAGGCAAAGGCATCTTTAAAACCTGAAAGCTCCGGAAAAAACGCAACAACAATCACTTCAGAAAAACCTATGATAAGTCCTCCTAAAACAGCACCCACAACAGAGCCTATCCCTCCTAAAACAGCTGCTGCAAAGGCTTTTAGACCGATTAATACGCCCATGTGAGGATCGATAGAAGGATAATTTATCGCCCAAAAAACCCCTCCAACAGCAGCTAGAGCTGATCCTAGAGCAAAAACTAAAGCTATGATTTTATTTGCATCAATGCCCATTAAGCTCACAGTTTGTATGTCAAAGGCTAAGGCTCTTATCGCAACGCCGTATTTACTTTTGTAAAGCACAAAAAGTACAAAAAGTAGGATAACAAAGGTAAGCACAGGCACAAAAATAGAAATCACACTTATGCTTAAGCCCTTAAATTCTATAACTTTTTCCAAATAACTTGGCACAGGGAAAGAAAGTGCTGCTGAGCCAAAGATGACATTGAAAAGATTTTGTATCAAATAACTCATTCCTATGGCTGTGATAAGAAGAGAAATTTTAGGAGCATTTCTTAGGGGCTTGTAGGCGATTTTATCTATACTTATACCCACTAAGGCAGCAAAAATCATAGCAAGACTTAAAGCACCCAAAAAAGGCACATTTAAAATCGTTATGCAAAATAAAGCCGCATAAGCTCCAACCATCATAATTTCGCCATGAGCAAAATTAATAAGCCTTAAAACCCCATAAACCATAGTATAACCTATGGCTATGAGTGCATACATCGAGCCTAGAGAAAGGGCGTTGATGAGTTGCTGAAAAAAAAGAGTGGTATCCATTTTGAACTATCCTAAGGGTTGATAATGTCTTTGAAAACTTGTTTCAAATCTTTTACTTCTTTGATCACGACAGATCTTTTTGTTTCGCCGCTTTGATCAATGTTTATAATACCTGAAACACCTTGAAAATTACTTGTGCTATGAATTTGCTTGTTAATACACTCACTTGTAAGATCATGTGTGCATTTATTCATAGCTTCAAACATAACAAAATACGCATCGGCTCCCATGGCACTAAAATTTGGAACTTCTTTTGTTTTGTTCTTTTTTTCAAACTCAGCGATAAATTCTTTGCTAAGCTTGGTTTGAGGGTTATTAAAATCAAAACTATCGCTAAAAATATAGCCATTTGCCGCCTCGCCTGCAAGCTCTATAAATTTTTGATCAGCTATACCCCAACCGCTGAGGGTTGGAATTTTAACATTCATCGCAAGGGCTTGTCTTGCAAAAAGTGCTGCTTCGTGATAAAAAATAGGGATAAAGATAAATTCAGGATTTATGGTTTTAATCTTAGAAATAATTGCCTTAAAGTCCTTATCTCCTGTGCTTATCCTTATCTTTTCTTTGATTTTTCCTCCATTTTTTACAAATTCTTTTTCAAAAACCTTGGCTAAATTTAAAGAAAAATCATTACTTTGATCAAGCACGATCACGGTTTCTTTGAAGCTCATTTTTGTTATAGCATATCGTGCAAGAACTTCTCCTTGTAAATTATCTGAAAAACTTACTCTAGCAGCATAGGGTTTATCTGTTATTTTTGCAGATGAAGCTGCTGGAGAAATCACTGGGATCTTATCTTTTTGGGCTATACGCACGACTTGTAAAAAATGTGCTGTTGTCATTTCCCCTATCAGTGCTAAAACTTCATCTGTAGCTATAAGTCTTGTGGCTGAATTTGCTGCTTCTATCTTCTCGCCCTTATCATCAGTTATAACGAGCTCAACCTTATCTCCATTGTCTAAGGTATTTTGCATTAAATGAGCTATTTTAATCCCCTCTAAAGCACTTTGTCCATAAGCAGCAGTAGCTCCACTTAAGGGTAAAACAACACCTATTTTAACTTCTTTTGCATATACAAAACTTGTAAGTGCTAAAGCACATAAACTAAGATGAAATTTTTTCATATTTTTATTTCCTTCAAAAAATTTATGGATTAATTGTCGCCTTATATGTTTGTTTTTCGTTTTGAATTTCTTTCACAACGACTGAGCGACTAGCGTTACCGCTTTGATCAATGTTTATAATACCTGAAACACCTTGAAAATTACTTGTGCTATGAATTTGCTTGTTAATGCACTCACTTGTAAGATCATGTGTGCATTTATTCATAGCTTCAAACATAACAAAATACGCATCGGCTCCCATGGCACTAAAATTTGGAACTTCTTTTGTTTTGTTCTTTTTTTCAAACTCAGCGATAAATTCTTTGCTAAGCTTAGTGGTTGGATTAGTATAATCAAAGCTATCTGTGAAAATATAGCCATTGCTCGCATCTTTTGCTAGCTTGATAAAGGTCTCATCAGCTACCCCATCAGCTGATCCCATAGCTATGTTTAAATTTACATTTTTAGCCTGACGCACAAAAAGAGCTGCTTCGTTATAATAAATTGGCAAATAAATAAAATCAGGCTTTAAATTTGCAATTTGAGCAATCACAGCCTTATAGTCTTTATCTCCAGAGCTTACTCTTAATTTTGCTAAAATCTCTCCGCCATTTTGCTTAAATTCTTTTTCAAAAGCCTTAGCCAAACCTAAAGAATAATCAGTACTTTGATCCATAACAATCACAGCCTTTTTATAAGAAAGGTCTTTAAAAGCATATTTTGCTAAAGATGAGCCTTGAAAGCTATCCATAAAACAAACCCTGCTTGAGTATTTTTTGCCATTTAAAAGCTTATCACTCGTTGCAGCAGGAGCAATGAGAGGAATTTTTTTATCTTCTGCTACACGCATGATCTGCAAGGTATTTGCAGTTACCATTTCTCCTATAAATCCAAGCACCTTATCTTGTGCGATAAGCCTTGTAGCAGCTGTGGCACTTTCTACCTTATCTCCTCTTGAATCAAGAGTAACAAGCTCAACCTTATCTCCATTTTTTAAGGTATTTTGCATTAAATGAGCTATTTTAATCCCCTCTAAAGCACTTTGTCCATAAGCAGCAGTAGCTCCACTTAAGGGTAAAACAACACCTATTTTAACTTCTTTTGCATATACAAAACTTGTAAGTGCTAAAGCACATAAACTAAGATGAAATTTTTTCATATTTTTATTTCCTTCAAAAAATTTATGGATTAATTGTCGCCTTATATGTTTGTTTTTCGTTTTGAATTTCTTTCACAACGACTGAGCGACTAGCGTTACCGCTTTTGTTGATATTGATTGTTCCACCTACGCTTTGAAAATTTGTGATAGAGTGGATTTCATTGTTAATACACTCACTTGTTAAATTTGTCTCACATTTGTTCATCGCTTCAAGCACAACCAAATACGCATCTGCCCCCATGGCTGAAAAAGCTGGAAGCTCTCTTGTGCCTTTTTCTTTAGCATAAAGATCAAGAAAACTTTTGCTGATTTGATTTGGCGGGTTATTATAATCAAAACTATCCGTAAAAACCACGCCATTTACAGCACTACCTCCAAGCTCGATAAAGGTCTTGTTATTTACCCCATCTCCTGCTGCTAAAAGCCCTTTAAAGCCTGCTGCTCTTGCTTGCTTAGCAATAAGTGCAGCTTCTGGGTGATAAATTGGCATATATACAAAGTCTGCATTTATACCTTGAAGCTGCGAAACGATAGCCTTAAAGTCCTTGTCATTTGACGAGATATTAAATTTCTTAAGAATTTTTCCACCTTTTTGTGTAAAGCTTTGCTCAAAAACCTTGGATAAACCCAAAGAATACACATTGCTTTGATCAGTAATCAAAACAGCTGTTTTTAAATTTAAGGTATTAAAGGCATAATCAGCAAATTTTTGACCCTGAAAACTATCCATAAAACAAACCCTGCTTGAGTATTTTTTACCATTTAAAAGTTTATCGCCTGAGGCAACAGGAGCTATCATAGGAATTTTTTTACTTTCTGCTACGCTAATAACTTGCATGGTATTTGGAGTAACAGCTTCTCCTATAAGGGCTAAAACCTTATCTGCTGAAACAAGCCTTGTAGCAGCTGTGGCACTTTCTACCTTATCTCCCTTGCTATCAAGAACAACAAGCTTTACATCATCGCCGTTTTTAAGCTTAGCTTGAAATTTATTAGCAAGTTCTATGCCCATGAGAACATCTTGCCCATAAGCAGCAACGCTTCCCGTCAGGGGCAAAACAACACCTATTTTAACTTCTTTTGCACAAGCAAAACCTGCAAGTGCCAAAGCACATAAACCAAGATGAAATTTTTTCATCTTATCCTCCTTTTTAAGATAAAAATTTATAACATATTTAAAGTAAAGTTATGAAAATCATAACAACCAAAAAACTGAACAATAATAAAAATAATGTGAAGAAAAAATTATTTGACGATAGTCAGGACGACAGAAGAAATGAGAGAAATAAGAGCTTTATTTCTTAAATTTGTTTTCTTATGATCTGTAAAACAAGGGTATTTAAACGCTTGCATGATATATCCTTTCATTTAAAATTAACATGAGTTTGATTATACATAAAAAATTATAAATTTATTCTGAAATCATTATTTTTTAAAATCAAAAATAAAAAATTACACAAAAACTAATACACCCTAAGTTCATTATACAAGCTATCTCTTTCGATGGGGATTAAATTTGAAGTTTTTATCATATCGATGAAAGTTTTTAGGCTTTGACCCTTGGCTGATTTTGCCCCGCCAGCACTTTGTATGCTTTCTTTTTCTATAGTGCCATCAAGATCATTTGCACCAAATTCTTGTGCCACCATAGCTAAATTTATGCCCATGGTTGCCCAATATGCCTTGATATTTTTGATATTATCAAGCACAAGTCTTGAAATAGCTATGGTTTTTAAGATCTCCTCGCTATCCATGATCTTTTTAGCTTCTAAAAAGCTATTATCCACCTGCCAAACAAGTGGTATAAAGGCGTTAAAACCTCCTGTTTCATCTTGAAGCTTACGAAGTCTTAACATATGATCGATTCTATGTTCCTTTTCTTCTATATGACCAAAAAGCATGGTAGCGTTACTTTGCCTACCTTTTTTATGCCATAAAGCATGAATTTTAAGCCAATTTTCGCTACTCACCTTGCCATTGCAAATTTTTTTACGCACCTGCTCATCAAAAATTTCAGCTCCACCTCCGGGCATCGAATCCACGCCATATTCAAGCATTTTATCGATTACTTCTTCGTAGCTCATCTTAAAACGGCGGTGTAAAAAGTCGATTTCCGCTGCCGTCATCGCTTTGATATGAATTTGTGGATATTTTTCTTTAATCATCTTAAAAATACCCAAATACCATTGCCAGCTTGTGTCTTTATTATGTGCTGATACGATATGCACTTCTTTTGTATCATTTTTTACCGTATCATCAACAATCTTCATAATCTCTTCATGACTCATCAAATAAGGATTTGGATTTTTGCGGTGTGCTGAAAAGGCACAGAATTTACAAGTATCTGCACAAATATTTGTAGGATTTATATGGCGATTTATGTTAAAATACACCTTTTTTCCATGAAGCTTACTACGTTTTTCATGAGCATATTTTGCCAAGGTAAAAAGATCAAGATCATAGAGCTTAAAAGCTTGTTCTTCACTCAATCGTTCGCCATTTTCTAGGGTTTTAATAAGTTTTTCCATCATCTTACTCTAAAGGTTAAAATAAAGCTTGATTATAATGAAAAATCGTTAAATTTTCCTTTAGTTTTTGAATATTTTTAAAATCTTACACCCAAATTGGCTAAGATATCAAAATTGTATTGATTTTTAGCAAATTCATTGATAAAATGAAGACGGATAAATTTATCAAAATATCCAAATTCATAGCCCAAACCCCAAGTTACTAAATCCTTACTCAAACTATATCTTTGCGTGAATTGATCATTAGGAAAATCATTAAAATGAACCTTATTTTTGATCACACTCCCACTTAAAATCCTCTCATAAGTTAAAAAACTTGAAAAGGAGGTTTTTAAAGGAGCATTTTCAAGATCATAAGATAGATCAAGTCCCCATGCCATAGATATTGAATGATGATTGACAGCCTTATATTTTTTACTAAATAAGCCATCATTTTCTTTAAAACTTTCTTGTTGCAAGAAATTATAATTAAAATACGCCAAAGGGGTTATCGTTAAAAAATTAATTCCAAAATCCTTGGCAAGCCCTATTTGCCCAGAAGCTAATAGGTTATTATAATCAGCTTTTATGAGATTATTGCTCGCATATAGCTGCCTTTTCATATTATTAGTAGCTAAGCCTAAGCTTGCAGAGTTTAAAACCTTAAAATAATCCAAATTTAAAACATGATTAAAAGAAGCATTGTAAAAATTGTTTTTGAAATCAGCATAATCAAAATCAAGCTTTGAGCGAAGATAATTAAAATTAAAAGTAAGCTGTGAAATCTCATTTGCCCCACCAAAACTCAAATCAAAGCCAAAACTATCACCCTTATAATCATCGCCATTTAAATACTTATATCTTGGACTAAGATAAAAGATATATCTTTGTTCAGGAGCTGGAGTAAAAAGACCTAGATTAATGTATGAATCGCTTCTATATTGTTGTAACTGCGGTGCATAGGCAAGTAAAATAGGCTTTTGAGCATATAAGTTACTTGAGATGAAAACCGGATTAAGAGCTGTGAAGAGATTATTTTGAGTAATTTTATATTGGTGTGAAAGAAGCTGAATACCGGTATTAAGATAATCAATGCTCTCGATACTTTCTAAACTCTCATGAAATGCTGATGAAGAGAGATTAGGATCATCAAGATAGGCAAAATAATCCTGATATGCCTGAGAAAGATCTGTTCTTGCACGAATAGATCTTAAAGCTCTTCCCATATTTGAATTACTCACTTCATAAGCGTTTATTTTCATACTTGGTATGATCACAGGAGGATTTGTGTTACCTCCTGAACCTGGTTTATTAATACTTACCCAATCAGCATCAAGAGTAAAGGTCATAGAATTGCTACTTTGCACGCTCACATCTTGAAAATCAAAAAGATGGGGCTGTAACTGACCTAGATCTATGACAACAGCTGTGCCGTTTGTATAAAATTGAGCAAGGGGTATGTATTCAAGAAAGCCCTTGATATTATAGCTTGTGGCTATGAGTTTTGAATTTCCAGTATTTCCAAACTCAAGTTGCAGTTTCGCATTAGCACCTTGAGTATAAGCTCCTTGTATCGTTAAATCCTTTAAATCTTCATTTCCAGCCCTAACAATGCCTTCATTATTAACATTTTGTTCAACGATACCATTTCCGCTGAAAATACCTCCATTTAAAACCTGAACACTTCCTTTAAGCCTGCCACCATTTGCATTTCTTTGAATCAAACTCAATTCGCCTTGTTTTACAACACTCATGCCCTCGTAAGTGTTATTTCCACTTAAGCTTAATTTTCCATTTCCCTCTTTTATAAGTCCTACATTCAAATTTTGCATGGCGGGTAAATTTAAGGCATTTTGCTGGTGTAAAGAAGCTTCCCACTTTTTTTGAGTTATATCATTGCTAAACTCAGCATCAATTCCGGCAGT is a window of Campylobacter sp. MIT 99-7217 DNA encoding:
- the ccsB gene encoding c-type cytochrome biogenesis protein CcsB — its product is MKNIIQNFGDLKISIALFLLFALFCALATFIESAYGTPTAWAMIYGTLWFGFIQLLLGLNLACAMFRYKMFMLKKLPLALFHFSFLFILLGAAMTRYMGFEGNLHIRENEENAIIESSKSFIKMSAFKEGQTYGTAAMKDIGLLPFANDLKLVLDIDGQKAKLSYKNLLLDAKKVFSEDENASGLLALMLSNDQGQTLELVLNEGEVQNVAGINFAFLNDEVTSPYVKIDKNLKLSSSENLNFMQMSDGSSSKLQAQSVANSEEKRLYTLDNINFVVKFVSLHAKEEIKGANRPQDDSFWLWFKNSWLELFRTGLISLFGEPQNWKNSLLLSMKDFAMSKEYQALELSQNARNALELELEYKGVKKNLYVFEEASPVILDFGVEKFFVAWSTSTMNLPFSLYLKDFILDRYPGSMSPQSYASEVIVKDDDNEFDFRIFMNNVLDYRGFRLYQSSYDQDELGTILSVNKDPGKIPTYIGYFLLCLGMFLSLLNPNSRFRILAKLVSRDSLKNIAVALFCLGVIYNFQSVQAEENQLPLISKEHSKQFAFLAVQKNGRIVPFDTLAMEILEKVYKDTNYKGQDASGVILSMLVDFRAWSKEPIIIMPRNKGVNEEISKILGINPSKYVSILDFFDEKTGYKLTKYVENANRKSPNARGVFDKELIKLDERANIVNLVLSTELFRIFPQEDANNTTWLNPFEVLEDKEQKNPLASLLLRNYFINLDKALNTNDYTEANKALEALKLYQQKMGASIMPSENKIATEVFVNHAQIFVKLTPLYLLAGALLLILILAKMIQTKIKINFIFKLVYICNIIAFLIHTLGLILRAYLADHAPWSNAYESMVYIAWALALSGIFFSRKSPIALALTSILAGVVLHVAHLGEMDPQITNLVPVLKSYWLSIHVSVITASYGFLGLCCLLGIFVLILMCFLKKEGKHNENILRNITEASRINEMAMILGLILLTIGNFLGAIWANESWGRYWSWDSKETWALISILIYAAVLHMRLVPKFNNQYSFALWSMFAYWSIIMTYFGVNYFLVGLHSYAAGEAAQIPPSAYYSFLFMLILGIISSYKKQFIKKL
- a CDS encoding ABC transporter ATP-binding protein, giving the protein MLVVKDLKVYYGLIEALKGISFDIKTGQIITLIGSNGAGKTSTLNAILNRVKKKGEISFLGYETKRHSTHALVQKGIALVPEGRKIFINLSVEENLKIGAFNNGENYEHLKEQMYKLFPRLKAKRQSLAGNLSGGEAQMLAISRALMSEPKLLMLDEPSLGLAPKIVGEVFDIIVRLKEEGITILLVEQNAFSALKISDYAYVLENGKLVMQGVASELIGNDEIRKRYLGI
- a CDS encoding ABC transporter ATP-binding protein — encoded protein: MILELKNINKNFNGVQAISDTSFGIKEGEIFTLIGPNGAGKTTLFNIITGNYKPSSGQVFFKDKLINELKPHKIVHLGIARTFQNIRLFSSMSVLENVLIGFDQSIKYNVLEAFLHLGRFSKSEKEARKKALELLEELSIADLAHEKATSLSYGQQRKVEIARAMATNPSLLLLDEPAAGMNSAESLELANLILKLRKDYKISVLLIEHDMNFVHKLCDRVLVLDYGKVIFEGKIEEAVKNEEVIAAYLGDFHGEK
- a CDS encoding branched-chain amino acid ABC transporter permease translates to MSKNKFAHFAFLALALLFIVFSPNFFSDYGNQILNNIAIFIILAVSYNLINGVTGQFSLEPNGFVAVGAYAAALILLSSDNKIDQFVLEDPSSFILAFHSSSFIFALFMGGLLAALLALLLSFAVFRVRGDYLAIVTLGFGIIIKLLAINFPSITNGSLGLNDLPRHSNLYYTGGAAIIAVILILNLVYSKYGRAMRAIRDDEDAASAMGINAFWIKTLAFCTSAFLEGVGGGLLACLLASVSPEQFDFLLTFQLLIIIVLGGLGSTSGAILGAFLVIGGAEWLRFLDESMNIFGYETPAMPGFRMVVFSLILILVMLFARKGLLGDKEILDFFKKRNKK